One Brassica napus cultivar Da-Ae chromosome C2, Da-Ae, whole genome shotgun sequence DNA window includes the following coding sequences:
- the LOC125581869 gene encoding protein DEHYDRATION-INDUCED 19 homolog 6-like, whose translation MDSDSWSDRLASASRRYQLDFLSRSDNFLGFEEAEGEEEFREEYACPFCSDYFDIVSLCCHIDENHPMDTINGVCPVCAVKVSSDMVAHITLQHANMFKVTTRKRKSTRRGGAQSMLSILKREFPDGNFQSLFEGSSRVVVPPSSSSTAADPLLSSFISPMADGLFISESSSAKKTSNQSFPERSVEKKSLSAEDHREKLKQSEFVQGIFSSMILDDDL comes from the exons ATGGATTCTGATTCATGGAGTGATCGTCTCGCATCGGCTTCGAGAAGATACCAGCTCGATTTCTTGTCGCGATCTG ATAACTTCTTGGGGTTTGAGGAGGCAGAGGGAGAAGAGGAGTTCAGGGAAGAGTATGCTTGCCCCTTCTGCTCTGACTACTTTGATATTGTCTCTCTGTGCTGCCACATAGACGAAAATCATCCTATGGACACAATAAACGGG GTATGCCCCGTTTGCGCGGTGAAAGTGAGCTCTGATATGGTTGCTCATATAACCCTTCAACATGCAAACATGTTCAAG GTGACAACGCgaaaaagaaaatcaacaaGAAGAGGCGGGGCTCAGTCCATGCTATCAATCTTGAAGAGAGAGTTTCCTGATGGAAACTTTCAAAGCTTGTTTGAAGGATCTTCGCGTGTTGTTGTACCTCCTTCATCGTCCAGTACAGCTGCTGACCCTTTGCTTTCTTCGTTCATTTCGCCGATGGCAGATGGACTTTTCATTTCAGAGTCAAGTTCTGCCAAGAAAACATCGAACCAGAGTTTTCCTGAACG gagtgttgagaagaagtcgCTTTCGGCAGAGGATCACAGAGAAAAGTTGAAACAGAGCGAGTTCGTTCAAGGGATTTTCAGCTCTATGATACTTGATGATGATTTATAA